Proteins encoded in a region of the Lepidochelys kempii isolate rLepKem1 chromosome 24, rLepKem1.hap2, whole genome shotgun sequence genome:
- the LOC140902415 gene encoding cathepsin K-like isoform X1, with the protein MLTVGSVLLLLVAASVANIGKDPTLDSDWERWKTIYQKQYSSEEEELSRRLIWEKTLKIVTVHNLEESKGMHSYTMAMNGFADMTSEEVTATMTGLRVSDSEMDNLTVDWPRESIQDQGPDCIDWRKSGYVTNVKNQGSCGSCWAFSAVGALEGQLKKKTGRLVSLSPQNLVDCSWRYGNHGCNGGFMTKAFRYVMNNRGIDSETSYPYEGQNKNCRYKTSGRAATCVSYKSIPKGNETYLERTVASVGPVSVAIDASLRSFHQYHSGVYYDSECSSSRLNHAVLVVGYCVDKGVPYWLVKNSWGTRWGDQGYIRMAKNRGNLCGIASFASYPLM; encoded by the exons ATGCTAACAGTGGGCAGTGTTTTACTGCTTCTGGTAGCAGCGTCTGTTGCCAACATAGGCAAGGATCCTACTCTTGATTCAGACTGGGAACGCTGGAAGACAATCTACCAAAAGCAGTACAGCAGTGAG GAGGAAGAGCTTTCCAGGCGCTTGATCTgggaaaaaaccctgaaaattgTTACAGTTCATAACTTGGAAGAGTCAAAGGGAATGCATTCATACACAATGGCCATGAATGGCTTTGCAGACATG acATCTGAGGAAGTAACAGCTACAATGACAGGGCTCAGGGTATCCGACTCAGAAATGGATAACCTTACAGTTGATTGGCCTCGAGAAAGtattcaggatcagggcccagacTGCATAGATTGGAGGAAGAGTGGTTATGTCACCAATGTAAAGAACCAG GGATCTTGTGGTTCTTGTTGGGCTTTCAGTGCCGTGGGGGCCTTGGAAGGACAACTGAAGAAGAAAACAGGGCGTTTGGTGTCACTTAGTCCCCAGAACCTAGTAGACTGCTCCTGGAGATATGGCAACCATGGTTGCAATGGAGGCTTTATGACTAAAGCTTTCAGATATGTTATGAACAACCGTGGCATTGACTCAGAAACGTCGTATCCATATGAAGGTCAG AACAAGAATTGCCGTTATAAAACTTCTGGACGGGCTGCCACCTGTGTCAGCTATAAAAGCATACCTAAGGGAAATGAAACTTATCTTGAAAGGAcagtggcttcagtgggaccagtATCTGTTGCTATAGATGCAAGTTTGAGATCCTTCCATCAATACCACAGTG gtGTGTACTACGACTCAGAATGCAGTTCCTCACGTTTAAACCATGCCGTTCTTGTTGTGGGATATTGTGTGGACAAAGGTGTGCCATACTGGCTCGTCAAAAACAG
- the LOC140902415 gene encoding cathepsin K-like isoform X2, whose product MLTVGSVLLLLVAASVANIGKDPTLDSDWERWKTIYQKQYSSEEEELSRRLIWEKTLKIVTVHNLEESKGMHSYTMAMNGFADMTSEEVTATMTGLRVSDSEMDNLTVDWPRESIQDQGPDCIDWRKSGYVTNVKNQGSCGSCWAFSAVGALEGQLKKKTGRLVSLSPQNLVDCSWRYGNHGCNGGFMTKAFRYVMNNRGIDSETSYPYEGQNKNCRYKTSGRAATCVSYKSIPKGNETYLERTVASVGPVSVAIDASLRSFHQYHSGVYYDSECSSSRLNHAVLVVGYCVDKGVPYWLVKNR is encoded by the exons ATGCTAACAGTGGGCAGTGTTTTACTGCTTCTGGTAGCAGCGTCTGTTGCCAACATAGGCAAGGATCCTACTCTTGATTCAGACTGGGAACGCTGGAAGACAATCTACCAAAAGCAGTACAGCAGTGAG GAGGAAGAGCTTTCCAGGCGCTTGATCTgggaaaaaaccctgaaaattgTTACAGTTCATAACTTGGAAGAGTCAAAGGGAATGCATTCATACACAATGGCCATGAATGGCTTTGCAGACATG acATCTGAGGAAGTAACAGCTACAATGACAGGGCTCAGGGTATCCGACTCAGAAATGGATAACCTTACAGTTGATTGGCCTCGAGAAAGtattcaggatcagggcccagacTGCATAGATTGGAGGAAGAGTGGTTATGTCACCAATGTAAAGAACCAG GGATCTTGTGGTTCTTGTTGGGCTTTCAGTGCCGTGGGGGCCTTGGAAGGACAACTGAAGAAGAAAACAGGGCGTTTGGTGTCACTTAGTCCCCAGAACCTAGTAGACTGCTCCTGGAGATATGGCAACCATGGTTGCAATGGAGGCTTTATGACTAAAGCTTTCAGATATGTTATGAACAACCGTGGCATTGACTCAGAAACGTCGTATCCATATGAAGGTCAG AACAAGAATTGCCGTTATAAAACTTCTGGACGGGCTGCCACCTGTGTCAGCTATAAAAGCATACCTAAGGGAAATGAAACTTATCTTGAAAGGAcagtggcttcagtgggaccagtATCTGTTGCTATAGATGCAAGTTTGAGATCCTTCCATCAATACCACAGTG gtGTGTACTACGACTCAGAATGCAGTTCCTCACGTTTAAACCATGCCGTTCTTGTTGTGGGATATTGTGTGGACAAAGGTGTGCCATACTGGCTCGTCAAAAACAG
- the LOC140902674 gene encoding cathepsin S-like → MKLLFCIFLASLASAATAHLHSDPTLDNHWELWKKTYGKQYSHKKEEGERRVTWEKNLKLVMLHNLEHSLGLHSYELGMNHLADMTSEEVAALLTGVKIPHRPDRNSTYRPRPGSQVPDSMDWRDKGCVTDVKNQGPCGACWAFSAVGALEAQVKLKTGNLVSLSAQNLVDCSTMYWNRGCSGGFMTYAFQYIIDNDGIDSDASYPYTAQNGTCHYNPATRAATCSKFVQLPYADEAALKDAVANIGPVSVAIDAKQPSFFLYRSGVYDDPRCTDHVNHGVLVIGYGTLDGKDFWLVKNSWGEYFGNKGYIRMSRNKGNHCGIASYGSYPQI, encoded by the exons ATGAAGCTGTTGTTTTGTATCTTCCTGGCCTCTCTTGCTTCTGCTGCTACTGCACATCTACACTCAGATCCGACGCTGGACAACCACTGGGAGCTCTGGAAGAAAACCTATGGCAAGCAATACAGCCACAAG AAAGAGGAAGGGGAACGGCGCGTGACCTGGGAAAAGAACCTCAAGCTCGTTATGCTGCATAACCTTGAGCACTCACTGGGGCTGCATTCCTATGAGCTGGGCATGAACCACCTGGCAGACatg ACCAGCGAGGAAGTGGCTGCTTTGTTAACTGGAGTGAAAATTCCCCACCGACCTGACCGGAATTCCACCTACAGGCCGCGCCCTGGCAGCCAAGTGCCGGACTCCATGGACTGGAGGGACAAAGGATGTGTTACTGATGTGAAGAATCAG GGGCCCTGTGGCGCCTGCTGGGCTTTCAGTGCTGTCGGTGCCCTAGAAGCCCAGGTGAAACTGAAAACTGGAAACCTGGTGTCTCTCAGCGCACAGAACCTAGTCGACTGTTCCACTATGTATTGGAACCGCGGCTGCAGCGGTGGATTTATGACCTACGCCTTCCAGTACATCATTGATAATGACGGCATTGATTCAGACGCTTCCTATCCGTACACAGCTCAG AACGGAACGTGTCACTATAACCCTGCCACACGAGCCGCCACCTGCTCCAAGTTCGTTCAGCTCCCGTATGCCGATGAAGCAGCCCTGAAGGATGCCGTAGCCAATATCGGACCTGTGTCTGTTGCCATAGATGCGAAACAGCCTTCGTTTTTCCTGTACAGATCAG GAGTCTACGATGATCCACGCTGCACTGATCATGTGAATCATGGGGTTCTAGTTATTGGCTATGGCACCCTGGATGGGAAGGACTTTTGGCTTGTGAAAAACAG CTGGGGTGAATATTTCGGTAACAAAGGGTACATTCGAATGTCCAGGAACAAAGGAAACCACTGTGGGATTGCCAGTTATGGCTCTTATCCACAAATATAG
- the LOC140902658 gene encoding cathepsin S-like has protein sequence MKLLLCIFLASLASAATAHLHSDPTLDNHWELWKKTYGKQYSHKKEEGERRVTWEKNLKLVMLHNLEHSLGLHSYELGMNHLADMTSEEVAALLTGVKIPHRPDRNSTYRPRPGSQVPDSMDWRDKGCVTDVKNQGPCGACWAFSAVGALEAQVKLKTGNLVSLSAQNLVDCTSMYGNYGCSGGYMTQAFQYIIDNDGIDSDASYPYTARNGTCHYNPATRAATCSKFVQLPYANEAALKDAVADIGPVSVAIDAKLPSFFLYRSGVYDDPRCTDHVNHGVLVIGYGTLDGKDFWLVKNSWGEYFGNKGYIRMSRNKGNHCGIASYGSYPQI, from the exons ATGAAGCTGTTGCTTTGTATCTTCCTGGCCTCTCTTGCTTCTGCTGCTACTGCACATCTACACTCAGACCCGACGCTGGACAACCACTGGGAGCTCTGGAAGAAAACCTATGGCAAGCAATACAGCCACAAG AAAGAGGAAGGGGAACGGCGCGTGACTTGGGAAAAGAACCTCAAGCTTGTTATGCTGCATAACCTCGAGCACTCACTGGGGCTGCATTCCTATGAGCTGGGCATGAACCACCTGGCAGACatg ACCAGCGAGGAAGTGGCTGCTTTGTTAACTGGAGTGAAAATTCCCCACCGACCTGACCGGAATTCCACCTACAGGCCGCGCCCTGGCAGCCAAGTGCCGGACTCCATGGACTGGAGGGACAAAGGATGTGTTACTGATGTGAAGAATCAG GGGCCCTGTGGCGCCTGCTGGGCTTTCAGTGCTGTCGGTGCCCTAGAAGCCCAGGTGAAACTGAAAACTGGAAACCTGGTGTCTCTCAGTGCACAGAACCTAGTCGACTGTACCAGTATGTATGGGAACTACGGCTGCAGCGGTGGATATATGACCCAGGCCTTCCAGTACATCATTGATAATGACGGCATTGATTCGGACGCTTCCTATCCGTACACAGCTCGG AACGGAACGTGTCACTATAACCCTGCCACGCGAGCCGCCACCTGCTCCAAGTTCGTTCAGCTCCCGTATGCCAATGAAGCAGCCCTGAAGGATGCCGTAGCCGATATCGGACCTGTGTCCGTCGCCATAGATGCGAAACTGCCTTCGTTTTTCCTGTACAGATCAG GAGTCTACGATGATCCACGCTGCACTGATCATGTGAATCATGGGGTTCTAGTTATCGGCTATGGCACCCTGGATGGGAAGGACTTTTGGCTTGTGAAAAACAG CTGGGGTGAATATTTCGGTAACAAAGGGTACATTCGAATGTCCAGGAACAAAGGAAACCACTGTGGGATTGCCAGTTATGGCTCTTATCCACAAATATAG